Proteins found in one Triticum urartu cultivar G1812 chromosome 4, Tu2.1, whole genome shotgun sequence genomic segment:
- the LOC125553524 gene encoding phospholipase A1 EG1, chloroplastic/mitochondrial-like: MAIRLPVSNACPAGIANPQRQQRGHASTTSTAGAVAAVAAPPSTFAPQTTRLSAPSTIAVNTRHAAPVAPVVAPARRNGDKTTLASMWREIQGEGDWAGLVEPLHPLLRAEIVRYGELVAATYKAFDLDAGSKRYLNCKYGKARMLQEVGMAGAGYAVTRYIYAAPDVSLPGVAGAACPSRWVGYVAVASDDTARRLGRRDIVVSFRGTVTGSEWVANMMSSLAPARFDPADPRSDVKVESGFLSLYTSEDGAGRFTCGSCRNQLLSEVTRLVKQYKHEDVSITLAGHSMGSSLALLLGYDLAELGLNRDGRGNHVPITVYSFAGPRVGNMGFKNRCDELGVKVLRMVNVNDPITKLPGIFLNEKSRVLGGRLELPWSCACYTHIGVELALDFFKARDPACVHDLEAYLGFLKCLKGTKVKKQEAELAGKARKFDLRQSFDAAWRWQMTAIQVSDLVQSLGI, from the coding sequence ATGGCGATACGCCTCCCGGTTTCTAACGCTTGCCCAGCTGGAATTGCTAACCCGCAGCGCCAGCAGCGTGGCCACGCCTCCACGACGTCCACCGCCGGGGCCGTTGCCGCGGTTGCCGCACCGCCCTCGACATTCGCCCCCCAGACGACGCGGCTCTCGGCGCCGTCGACCATCGCGGTGAACACCAGGCATGCGGCCCCGGTGGCTCCGGTCGTCGCGCCGGCGAGGAGAAATGGTGACAAGACGACGCTGGCGAGCATGTGGCGGGAGATCCAGGGCGAAGGCGACTGGGCCGGCCTGGTGGAACCGCTGCACCCGCTCCTCCGCGCCGAGATCGTCCGCTACGGCGAGCTCGTGGCGGCGACCTACAAGGCGTTCGACCTAGACGCCGGCTCCAAGCGGTACCTCAACTGTAAGTACGGCAAGGCACGGATGCTCCAGGAGGTCGGCATGGCCGGCGCCGGGTACGCCGTCACGAGGTACATTTACGCCGCGCCGGACGTCTCGCTCCCTGGCGTGGCAGGGGCGGCTTGCCCGAGCCGGTGGGTTGGGTACGTGGCGGTGGCATCGGACGACACCGCGCGCCGGCTCGGCCGTCGGGACATTGTCGTGTCCTTCCGGGGTACGGTGACAGGGTCGGAGTGGGTGGCCAACATGATGAGCTCGCTTGCGCCGGCGCGGTTCGACCCAGCAGATCCTCGGTCAGATGTGAAGGTCGAGTCCGGATTCCTGTCCCTGTACACATCGGAAGACGGCGCCGGCAGGTTTACCTGCGGCAGCTGCCGGAACCAGCTCCTCTCCGAGGTGACACGGCTCGTTAAACAATATAAGCACGAGGACGTGAGCATCACGCTGGCCGGACACAGCATGGGCAGCTCCCTGGCCCTCCTCCTTGGCTACGACCTCGCCGAGCTCGGCCTGAATCGCGACGGAAGGGGCAACCATGTGCCCATCACCGTCTACTCCTTCGCCGGCCCAAGGGTCGGGAACATGGGGTTCAAGAACCGGTGCGACGAGCTGGGCGTGAAGGTCCTGAGAATGGTGAACGTGAACGATCCAATCACAAAGCTGCCCGGCATCTTCTTGAACGAGAAATCTAGAGTTTTGGGAGGCAGGTTGGAGCTTCCATGGAGCTGTGCATGCTACACGCATATCGGCGTCGAGCTTGCCCTAGACTTCTTCAAGGCAAGGGACCCTGCTTGCGTGCACGACTTGGAGGCTTACCTAGGCTTCCTCAAGTGCCTAAAGGGGACGAAGGTTAAGAAACAAGAGGCGGAGCTGGCAGGCAAGGCAAGGAAATTCGATCTACGGCAAAGTTTTGATGCTGCTTGGAGGTGGCAAATGACTGCGATTCAAGTTAGTGACTTGGTGCAATCCTTAGGGATTTAG